The Takifugu flavidus isolate HTHZ2018 chromosome 16, ASM371156v2, whole genome shotgun sequence genome contains the following window.
tgctgctgctgttgctgtagctgctgctgctgctgtagctgctgctgctgtagctgtagctgctgtagctgctgctgctgtagctgtagctgctgtagctgctgctgctgtagctgctgctgtagctgctgctgctgctgtagctgctgctgctgtagctgtagctgctgtagctgctgctgctgtagctgctgctgtagctgctgctgtagctgctgctgctgctgtagctgctgctgctgtagctgtagctgctgtagctgctgctgctgtagctgctgctgtagctgctgctgtgctgctgtagctgctgctgtagctgctgctgctgtagctgctgctgctgtagctgctgctgctgtagctgctgctgctgctgctgtagctgctgctgttgctgctgtagctgctgctgtagctgctgctgctgtagctgctgctgctgtagctgctgctgctgtagctgctgctgctgtagctgctgctgtagctgctgtagctgctgctgctgcgctgtagctgctgctgctgtagctgtagctgctgctgctgctgtagctgctgctgctgctgtagctgctgtagctgctgctgctgttgctgtagctgctgctgctgctgtagctgctgctgctgttgctgtagctgctgtagctgctgctgctgctgtagctgtagctgctgtagctgctgctgctgctgtagctgctgctgctgtagctgtagctgctgtagctgctgctgtagctgctgctgctgtagctgctgtagctgctgctgctgtagctgctgtagctgctgctgctgtagctgtagctgctgctgtagctgctgctgctgtagctgctgtagctgctgctgctgtagctgtagctgctgtagcttctgctgctgctgtagctgctgctgctgctgctgtagctgctactgctgctgctgtagcttctgctgctgctgtagctactgctgtagcttctgctgctgctgcctagAAACCTGAGATGTTTGTGAAGCTTGGGTGTGGTTAACTGCACCCTCATTGTGTCCTGTAGTGGCGCCAGTAGGTGAAGGCTGTGGAGATACTGGAGATGAAATGTGAGCTTGCTGCTTGTAGTTGCTGCTTTCAGGTGTGCTTTAGTCAGTGCTTAGTATCAGCAGCTTCTCAGCCAAGCTTTAAAAGGcttgttgttttatttgatgGATTTAGGTTGTATCTTTATGATAAACACCAACATGGTGGAGGCAGCTGGTTTGCTGTGTCTATCGTTATCACAACCTCCGACTCTCCTCGTCTTGTCTGTCCCGGTCGTCTCCCCAGCTGGAGAACTGGTGAGTGGAACTCCTGCTCTGTTTCCTGCGGGGGGGGCTCTCAGGTGCGCACCGTGGAGTGCGTCTCCCAGGATTCCGCTGGCCCCCGTGTCGTTGAGGACGCCGTTTGTGCCGCCTATGCTGAGGCCCCGCCCTCTTTGCAGACATGCAACATGCACACGTGTCCAGACTATCGTGTGGCTGGTTGGAGCGCGGTGAGTTATGAAATGGGTTTGTGGAGCACGTCTGCACGATGGAAATGTGGCGTTGATGTAAGACTTTGTGCCTGCAGTGCTCAGTCACGTGTGGATCAGGTGAGCAGACCAGAGAAGTCACCTGTGTTGACTCAAGAGGCACGAAAGTAGACGAGTTGTCCTGCGGCCATCGTCTGCGTCCACATCCTGTCCAGCGCTGTGAAATGGCGTCCTGTCCTACACACATGACGTGGCATGTGGGCGACTGGGGCCTGGTGAGGACACGAGGATGTTTGCTTGCTGTGGCGGCTGGTTTCCTCTCAGAATTAAGGCTGTATCTTTTCCCGGCAGTGTTCTAGGAGCTGTGGATCCGGCTCTCGAAATCGGGAGGTGATCTGCTCGGACCCAGAGAGGAACCTGTTCCCCATGCATGAGTGCAGTGGCCACCTGATGCCCCCCACAGTGGAGCGCTGCAACACGCAGCCCTGCCACAGGCCACAGAGTGAGTGAGTCCACGTTGCTGCTCTGACCTGCTAAAGGAACCCACGTAAGAGCGTCCTTCACTCTCTGTGCAGTGGCCCCCAGCATTCAGGACCCCCAAGGACACAACAAGACCCAGCGCATTTTCCAACCATACGCACGAGCGCACCCAACAGGTACAGCTGGTCCAGCATCTGTCCCAGAGCACCAACCACAGCTCCGATGATCTCACTCCATATTTCTGTGGAACCCGTGCAGCCCCCCCAATCGTACGAGTCCCACATTCAGCCCCTGTCCAAGCACCAATTATCCAGCCCTGATTGACGGGTTTTCAGGGGTCCCTGGACACTGTCGGGGCGATTAAAATGTTTCTGAAGCAGTGAGCTGTGCAAGTTCTGGCCTGGTGTGTCTGGCATGTTCTGGCACGCAGCATCGGCCCACTGGTCAGGAATGTGGAGTGTGCGGACTTGTGTTCATTTCCTGTGTGATTGTCCTTCTTCCTCAAGCGCGGCGTCATCTCTGTGTGGTCCAACTATGTGTGTGTTATTCTTCTGTTGTGTGTTCAGAAGCACAATAGCTGCCAGCATCTAAACACCTGAACTTGATCTGATCTTAGCCCAGAGGCCTGAGACTGACCTGACCCAGACCAACAGGCTCTACGGCCCCCACAGCGCCGCCCCCGTCCCCCACTGCAGCCAGTCCTATTACGGCTGCTGCCGGGACGGAGCGACGGCGTCTCAGGGCCCGAACGGAGAAGGCTGCGAGGAGTATGTGGCTCCTGCGCCCACGGTAAGCAAACTGGCAGCACCTTAACGCCAGCCAAGGTGAAGCGTTGAGCTGTTGACATCTGTCCCGTTCAGATTGAGTTATTCTATAGAAACAGAAAGTGCCTGTGGCGTCATGTTCCCGCAGCATGCTCCGTCTCTTCCCGCCGAGAATGCAGCTCAGTGCCGCTCCACCACCTACGGATGCTGTTATGACCGCACCACGCCTGCATCAGGACCCAATGGCGAGGGCTGCCCCAACCCACCCAATGACGGTAGGAGAACGGGCCTCATCCTGGCTGGTCGCCGTGCCCGCAGGCGGCCCTTCTGTGACGtgctctttcttcctccagttGAGCGCTCTCTTTGCTCCCTGCCTCGCGCTGCTGGCTCCTGCAGCACGTGGGTCCCCCGCTACCACTACGACACCATCTCCTCCAAGTGCGTGCACTTCTGGTTTGgtagttgccatggcaacagcaacaACTTTGTGACCCAGGAAGAGTGCCAGAGGGCATGTCAGGTTCCTGCGCCCAGCCATCCGGACCAGAGGTCCGCCCATGCCGCCAGAGACGCCTCTGGCCCCGACAGATCGCCGGGCGGCGGCTCACCCAGCATGGGGGGAGTGTTCACGGCCCACGGCGCCCCTGAGGGCGGCGCTCGCAGACAGGCCTCCAGTGCTGCCACGCACGCTCGCAGAGGTAGAATCCAGCTGCGCTACCGTCGTCCTCTCCCTGCTACCGCGGCCCAGCATAGCGGCCCTGCGGCCAGGTAAGAAGCTCCGTGtcccagccccgcccccacggGACTCCCTgctgagaagcagaagaagcaCTTGTCCTACACACGTGCATCATGGACATCACGCGCACGTCTCTGTTATTTGTGCCTTAATGTGCGGCCTGGTAATATTTCCACTCTGTACGTCTcgttggtgctgctgtgctttgTCAGTCACGCTTGCTAAAGAAGCAACATCGTGTTCTAATTCCCAACGTCTGAAGGACGCGTGAAGCTCCCCGATGCCTCTGGACATTGTGCTGTTGATGTCGTCGTCCCGTGCACCACTGTGGGCTCTGTGTGGTGGGATCAAACTAATAAAGGCTCCTCTCTGGTGGTTGCTGTGTCCTCTCTCGTCTCACCTCACGTCTGTGTGGATCACCTCTTTTTCTGTGCAGTTTGCCCCATAAAGCTGTCCTTGTCCTTGTCTGGTCTTCAGCCCGTTAGCCGGttgcttctgtctctgtttctccCTGAGCTGTCTGGGATGAACCTCCCACGCCGGTTGTGGGCGCTCTTTATGCTTTCCTTGGTGGCACCTAAAGAAAGTTCCAACGGTGACTCTTCACTCTCCCTTGTCTCcgtccttccttcttcctcctgtcctcgTACGTGTCTTGTCTTCAGTTTGACGGTGGGTGCAGTGACCATCGATAAGAGCGACCCGTCCTCGGTGGAGGCTTTAGTCGGCCAAACAGTGGTGCTGCCCTGCAGAGTCAGCCCGCCGCCATCTTCAACTGTCTCCGTGGAATggaggagagacggtgtccctctgtccagcagcaggtccgGGGACATTCAGCGGCATCGCGTGCACAcgtgatgggagggggggggttccccAGAGAGCCTGGGGGCTGTGATGCACCTTTTAATGCACCTTTTTCTTCAGGCATCACCAGCAGCCCAACGGGTCCCTGCTGATCGGCCCCCTCACAAAGCTCCACTCTGGTTGGTTCCTGTGTGTGGCGACGCGGGGGCAGGAGCGAGACCACCGTTACATCTACCTCTCTGTCACAGGTGATCAAAGGACCCTTCCTCAAAGTCCTCCTGttctttcctctctgatttcgGTCGAATTGGGGCCAGATCGGGTCAAAACCGTCGGCAGTAAGGTGCTGAGGTCACGGACGAGGTCAGAGCTTCTGTCCTGACCTCCAGTCTTGACCTGTTCAATGACTCTACGTGTCCCCGTCATGTGTCACAGAAGGATCCGCTCAGCCGAGCCCGACCTCCCTCCCCAGAGACGGTTCTCCTCGGTAAGCTGGGACCTTGTTCAGGAAACCCAAATGTCTGTTTTCCACTTGTCTGACATCAGCTTCATCCTGCTGGGAATGTTTCAGGTTCAGTATCGAGCGATCCGGCTCGTCTCTGCTGGAAATGCGGTCCGGACAAACTGCCCGGCTTCCCTGCGAGATAGTTCCAGCGTCGGCACTTCAGTCTGTCAGCATCCAGTGGACCAAAGACGGACAGATCTCTAGTGACTCCAGGTAACTGCAGCGGGCGGCTggacggagggacagacggacgggtgggtggacggagggacggacggacgggtggtggacggagggacgggtggaCGGGTGGGTGGACGGAGGGGCGggtggacggagggacggacggacgggtgggtggacggagggacgggtggacggagggacgggtgggtggagggacggGTGGACGGAGGGGCGGGTGGACGGAGGGGCGGGTGGACGGAGGGGCGGGTGGACGGAGGGGCGGGTGGACGGAGGGGCGggtggacggagggacgggtggaCGCAGCAGCGGAGGAGCCTCGGCTCCCCTGAAACTGTTCCCTTCTGTGTTTCAGgtatcagcagcttcctgacgGTTCTCTGAGCATCAGCGCTCTGAAGGCCGCTGACGCTGGACTCTTCACCTGCACAGTgtccacgcagcagcagctggagcagagacagctgcagctcagggtcCAAAGTCAGTttaatgtctgtctgtctgtctgtctgtctgtctgtctgtct
Protein-coding sequences here:
- the LOC130513040 gene encoding LOW QUALITY PROTEIN: papilin-like (The sequence of the model RefSeq protein was modified relative to this genomic sequence to represent the inferred CDS: inserted 1 base in 1 codon); protein product: MLLLLLTLQLLLPPVVLIPSSDYWDSWGPYGECSRSCGSGVTTRTRRCITSRADGGHNCVGPDKSFRLCNIQECPEGSSDFREDQCSQFDGTDFQGKRYKWLPYYGADNPCELNCSPRGENFFYRHRSAVADGTPCRPGRRDICVDGACKRLGCDNMLESSQQEDPCLQCGGAGQSCYRVHNSFSLQDLQTGYNQMFIIPVGATTISIRETVATRNYLAIKNLRGEYYLNGHWVIDFSRATPIAGTTLYYQRGAEGDNIPESITGRGPTTEPLVVELISQELNQGVEYDYYLPRGRSREGYYWSLGSWSSCSSECGSGYQSRLVFCTIDNEAYPDYLCASLQRPQSNRTCNPHPCPQTRRMAYLYPPQLWKSSERPRAYVLSWRTGEWNSCSVSCGGGSQVRTVECVSQDSAGPRVVEDAVCAAYAEAPPSLQTCNMHTCPDYRVAGWSACSVTCGSGEQTREVTCVDSRGTKVDELSCGHRLRPHPVQRCEMASCPTHMTWHVGDWGLCSRSCGSGSRNREVICSDPERNLFPMHECSGHLMPPTVERCNTQPCHRPQMAPSIQDPQGHNKTQRIFQPYARAHPTAQRPETDLTQTNRLYGPHSAAPVPHCSQSYYGCCRDGATASQGPNGEGCEEYVAPAPTHAPSLPAENAAQCRSTTYGCCYDRTTPASGPNGEGCPNPPNDVERSLCSLPRAAGSCSTWVPRYHYDTISSKCVHFWFGSCHGNSNNFVTQEECQRACQVPAPSHPDQRSAHAARDASGPDRSPGGGSPSMGGVFTAHGAPEGGARRQASSAATHARRGRIQLRYRRPLPATAAQHSGPAASLTVGAVTIDKSDPSSVEALVGQTVVLPCRVSPPPSSTVSVEWRRDGVPLSSSRHHQQPNGSLLIGPLTKLHSGWFLCVATRGQERDHRYIYLSVTEGSAQPSPTSLPRDGSPRFSIERSGSSLLEMRSGQTARLPCEIVPASALQSVSIQWTKDGQISSDSRYQQLPDGSLSISALKAADAGLFTCTVSTQQQLEQRQLQLRVQTDLRITTAPNNIQVSEGGAARLPCVVSGDNVSIGWSRNGVPVRPDGRSVLLSPDGSLLLQQVKPSDEGTYTCNAYTGIYSVSATAQVHVTRAADAGTAAPPGCSDRPELAXCRLIVFARRAPSTPHYYSSFCCASCTRHSQRSARLQGAAADGTQTGHSARSRLLLC